The window TGATTGTAATATCGGGCTAGTGCTTCTTGAAGTTGATCGTAAATTGTTGAAAACTCTTTTTTCTGGAGATTCTTCCCTGAAAGATCTCTTGGAAGGGGATCTGCGCTCTGTTGGATACCTGGTTTCTGAAAACGCTGGAGGAGATTGCCCTTCCTCATTTGGGAGTCTTTGCCGAGAAGATTCTGGCTTATGTCTATCGGCTCCTCCAGAACATCCACGCTGACTACGACTATCTGCTTCTCTGAATGATTCGGGTTTCATATCCTTATGAGTTTCTTTTATTAGAGATTGTCTTTTTGTTGGACTAATGCTTCGAGAAGACTGTCTTTCCTCATTGTCCTTTCCAGTAGATTCATGCTGATGTCTCTTGCCTTCTCTGGAAGATTTATTATGCCTATCGTCTTCAAATGGTTGTATATCCTTGTAGGAGACTTTTCTTAAGGATTCTCCTACCTCCCTTTTGAAATAATCAACGGCTGCATGGCTTATATTGGAACCTGCACCCCGGGAAGATCTTAACTCATTTGTATGTCTTTGGAGTCTGTATTTTTCCCTAGAAGGTTCATCTTCGATACACATATCGTCTTCTCTATAAGATTCATTCTTATGTCTATCGCCTTCTCTGGAAGATTTCTGTTTATTATACTTatcagcttccctagaagatgCATGCTTATTATGACTCTCTGGTTCCCTACATAATTTTGGTTTTAGATGCTTGTCATTTACTTCCGACTCTTCCATATTCCTGTTGAAGTAACCCGCACCGGAAGATAGTTTGGGCTCATTTGGAGGTCTTTGAGGACTACATTCTCTCCTAGAAGATCCAGGATTAATATGTGTGTCTTCTCTGCAATATTCTTGCTTATTTCTATCTCTAGAAGATTCATACTTATCGGCTTTCTCAAATGATTGTGGTTTCATGTTCTTGTATGAGTCTCTTATTCTAATTTTTGAGGAAGGACTAAGGGAAGTGTCTCTTACTTTATAGGGAGATCTTTCCCTGTTCTGTTGATAGGCACTCCTTCTAGGAAACTCCTTGCAATTATCCTTTTGAGATCCCTCTTGTACTAATGCCCTTTCCACATTTATATTTGAATACTTGGGAGCTGCTCTTGAATGTCCTCTTTCCTTCGAATCTTCACATACTTCTCCCCTTTTAGGACTATGGGCTAGTTCGCTATTTGATCTTGGTTTTCCCTTTTTAGGAGAATGGTCTGGAGATCTACCTTTCCTCATACTTTTGTGATAATCTCTAGACGGTCCATGATCCAAACATTCATCAACATATAGCCCTTGATCACCACATGGATCATCAAAGGGGTCACAGTAATAGCTTTGAGGCTGACATGGTTCGTAAGGATTTGGATGATACGAATAATTATATCCTAGACAGTTCTGTCCACCATCGAATGCATCTTCATATTCTGGGGGACACCTAATGAAGTACTCAGAAGGGTGGTAGTTCAGTTGATAGCATATATCAAAATTGGAGTCGGAACTCATTTCCTTTGGCTCCCTTTGGTTCTGGATGGCTCGGGTATCCAGACACTTTCCTGGACTAGGTTGAAGTGTTTGGGTAGCTGACTCCCTTCTCATACACTCGATGTATTGTCTTTCACAATCGCTCTTATTTGGAAATGACGGAAAAGTAGGATCCCTTCTGATTTTCTGATTAAAAGGCCTACAAGGCGGGGCTGTCTTCTGATTGGAAGGGCCATAGGAATCACTATATATTCCTTGTAATTCTTGAGAATATTCTGGAATATGTTTAGTACTTTGACTGCAAGGATCCTGTCTTCTTTTCTCATTGCAATCCCTGTAGTTTTCTTTCCGCTTAGGTTGCTTTTGGGATCTATAATGACTTTGCTGTGATGGGACTTGACATTCGTTAGCAGTTGGAGCCTCCTTCTCAAACACAACGCATTTGTTTGGTCCTTTACAGATCTCTTTCTGAAAAATCTGTGTCTCATGGCTGAGGTTGGCCCGAGGCATATCGAAGGTGGCTTGAGAGGATTCCCACCGTTGTCTCCTTAACTCGCTAGGCGGTCTATCAAAAGTCGTGTTGAGTTGCTCCTTCCTAGCTCCTCGCTGGTAGCCCGATTCTTTTAATCCGCAAGGTCCTTCCATCTTGTAATTATTGCTGGaagatttattttctttccTATAGTGTTTGGACTGCTCTTTTTTGATATCCTCGCACTCCTTGTAGTGCCTTGAATTTTTGACACTAGCCTCTCcagaaatttttttattttcataagcTCTCGAGGAATACCCGCAATCTTTTTCACTTTTGTGATTTTGGTTTTCATATTTGCGTGTAAATTGAGATCCACTTCGGAAACCATATGCATTTTGACTTGGTGGGGTCGATTCCTGACTTCCAGCCTGATCCCTAAGACACTTCCTAACCAAATTAACTTGCAGAGCCTTTTCGATCATATTTTGGGGCTCCGTTTGGGTGGGACTTTCCTTAAGACAATTAGGCTTCCTTGCTAAGCAATCACTCCTGTACTGATGAGCCCTTGATCCTAATCTGGGTTGACCCGATTGTCTTTCATTCCGCGGCTTTTGTCTCACAATGGTTTCCTTGCTAACAACCTGATGAGTTTCGTCCTCAATCGTGGAGTTGCAATGCTTGTAATAAGTGCGAGATATTGGAGGATTACTTATATTTTGGGTTAGACACTCCTCCTCAGGCCAAGGACCAGTTGGTCCTTCTTCCATAAAGTAACTACGCTCCATTGTGGGCTTACAGGCCATATCTTCTAGACACTTTTTGTGGATGGCTTCATTGATGCTCTCACCACTGTTCTCTTGATAGGCATCACATGGATCCTTCTCTGCTGTACACTCATCCGTGCACCAGGGAAACTGTATCATATCCGATTTTGCCCCTCCCAGCTTGGGCAGGCTACGGACTTCATTGCAAGCCTTACAACAACAGGGTTCCTCTTCGGATGGCGGACGACTTCGAAGCTCCCTGTAGTCCATCCACTTCTCAAGCTTTTCCATAATTTGATCAGAGTCGATGGCAGCGGATGGAAAATCGGATTGATTCCTTCCACGACTCTTTTCCACCTGGTGCAGGGTTTCCTGGACCACAACACGAGGATAGGGTCCACTTTGGTCCATACACTCGGGGGCCATGACCCGGGAGTTCTCTTTTCTATacattttgatgtaattctcgTAGTTCTCATGCTTGATGATTCTATCCCGCTGCCGGGTGTCCTTCTGCTCCTTTTTCACTGACTTCTCAAACAGATCCTTACATTTCTTCTCCTGAtctatttttgtattttttttacatttttgatCTTGTTTTAACTTAGCCCCCCAGGTGGGACTCTTGGACTCCGTTCGCTTGCTTCCCGAAGGAGCCATTTGGCATTTTTTATCGATTTTCTTGGCACGATCGAGCTTCATGGCGGCAGTCTCTTTGGCATTTCTGCAATATTCCTGAGTATTCAGATCGGTAATGGTTCGCCTGGGAAAGACTCGATAGGGTATTCCGAACTGGCACTCCTGCATGGGAGACACTTCCCTGCAATATTGCATCGAACACCGTCGCTGCTGTTCCGCATTCCAGTTGCAACATCCGTTGGCAtcgcagttgcagttgcaggaGCCGTGGC of the Drosophila ananassae strain 14024-0371.13 chromosome 2R, ASM1763931v2, whole genome shotgun sequence genome contains:
- the LOC6493608 gene encoding uncharacterized protein LOC6493608 isoform X1, coding for MASRDKNKRGRCVLEQPSHSTIDSCALDRTSSKIQHTREHVENLKQRIDHELDKLKKFRDYFVEVGDTARSSQKPVLKVLQKKHMTWRENLEANRTRRNRQGVSDQNKTDRYKVVALKSTPESGNSEEKSPPQPNSKDELSSEKRPRGGWCWCCGQCSYPCTVYQSSYGDPCHGSCNCNCDANGCCNWNAEQQRRCSMQYCREVSPMQECQFGIPYRVFPRRTITDLNTQEYCRNAKETAAMKLDRAKKIDKKCQMAPSGSKRTESKSPTWGAKLKQDQKCKKNTKIDQEKKCKDLFEKSVKKEQKDTRQRDRIIKHENYENYIKMYRKENSRVMAPECMDQSGPYPRVVVQETLHQVEKSRGRNQSDFPSAAIDSDQIMEKLEKWMDYRELRSRPPSEEEPCCCKACNEVRSLPKLGGAKSDMIQFPWCTDECTAEKDPCDAYQENSGESINEAIHKKCLEDMACKPTMERSYFMEEGPTGPWPEEECLTQNISNPPISRTYYKHCNSTIEDETHQVVSKETIVRQKPRNERQSGQPRLGSRAHQYRSDCLARKPNCLKESPTQTEPQNMIEKALQVNLVRKCLRDQAGSQESTPPSQNAYGFRSGSQFTRKYENQNHKSEKDCGYSSRAYENKKISGEASVKNSRHYKECEDIKKEQSKHYRKENKSSSNNYKMEGPCGLKESGYQRGARKEQLNTTFDRPPSELRRQRWESSQATFDMPRANLSHETQIFQKEICKGPNKCVVFEKEAPTANECQVPSQQSHYRSQKQPKRKENYRDCNEKRRQDPCSQSTKHIPEYSQELQGIYSDSYGPSNQKTAPPCRPFNQKIRRDPTFPSFPNKSDCERQYIECMRRESATQTLQPSPGKCLDTRAIQNQREPKEMSSDSNFDICYQLNYHPSEYFIRCPPEYEDAFDGGQNCLGYNYSYHPNPYEPCQPQSYYCDPFDDPCGDQGLYVDECLDHGPSRDYHKSMRKGRSPDHSPKKGKPRSNSELAHSPKRGEVCEDSKERGHSRAAPKYSNINVERALVQEGSQKDNCKEFPRRSAYQQNRERSPYKVRDTSLSPSSKIRIRDSYKNMKPQSFEKADKYESSRDRNKQEYCREDTHINPGSSRRECSPQRPPNEPKLSSGAGYFNRNMEESEVNDKHLKPKLCREPESHNKHASSREADKYNKQKSSREGDRHKNESYREDDMCIEDEPSREKYRLQRHTNELRSSRGAGSNISHAAVDYFKREVGESLRKVSYKDIQPFEDDRHNKSSREGKRHQHESTGKDNEERQSSRSISPTKRQSLIKETHKDMKPESFREADSRSQRGCSGGADRHKPESSRQRLPNEEGQSPPAFSETRYPTERRSPSKRSFREESPEKRVFNNLRSTSRSTSPILQSLMDSYKKCNPDSHREGGGTPLGPNDSYRKFSQEISNSGRQRSPEQKKDKGGTFRRSSPTKSLLDRDDSNRTLRQELMNKAYKLLNPESSPRQGNRFINQELFREEIAAPESNLFKNSPNASFNFIGEEMVNKSNRYKEKLASRNSSPSKSLVALDEMRESLLDESYKMLPESLKEPKTHLHEEPAVHDTGPHSTIKKGSNYLSNEGVKDRTSRQSSRSRSSSPFKRYESGNDLGRRDPHSRLPGTSRQAFSPQRSQHVSIEAIPRDMDRGIRESVLTNSCKQISPRQASPAESRSTSPLGNQSLRCSSEERGDSPRYQGHYAQSDEGSNKRKSFKPVSKRSSKKVHHPINECRPDESYKQLKQKPPVSKPRPSSSPASDRGPKSARSSSARSKSPGSNDSQRRSRKESPKGGHKNMPLKSPKRGSQGSSKGSHEPKNKMSKPSQEVSYVSFKGSPVPSKSHGVKCRPPYDRDASPHPYQDFDPVPEWQEEFESCECPDDAYGSPRPSLGQTSICYEPHVGRSRSCSPIESQRHFRRDNSPDGTYSLPVSYRNTSTCRSQTYLKDSRSSSTDCQAEQTGYFEFPIETPTPSCRVCPECDGSDSVCDKKARCVTFKDEQGDCSVTDWEGAMLGDGQEDQNLSVPQTCRSSSSAEHTCLESQCGEDCASCGRTSTQTDRDIPPFEACPCMYQTYLSLAAMCQPHNRYIQ
- the LOC6493608 gene encoding uncharacterized protein LOC6493608 isoform X3, whose protein sequence is MASRDKNKRGRCVLEQPSHSTIDSCALDRTSSKIQHTREHVENLKQRIDHELDKLKKFRDYFVEVGDTARSSQKPVLKVLQKKHMTWRENLEANRTRRNRQGVSDQNKTDRYKVVALKSTPESGNSEEKSPPQPNSKDELSSEKRPRGGWCWCCGQCSYPCTVYQSSYGDPCHGSCNCNCDANGCCNWNAEQQRRCSMQYCREVSPMQECQFGIPYRVFPRRTITDLNTQEYCRNAKETAAMKLDRAKKIDKKCQMAPSGSKRTESKSPTWGAKLKQDQKCKKNTKIDQEKKCKDLFEKSVKKEQKDTRQRDRIIKHENYENYIKMYRKENSRVMAPECMDQSGPYPRVVVQETLHQVEKSRGRNQSDFPSAAIDSDQIMEKLEKWMDYRELRSRPPSEEEPCCCKACNEVRSLPKLGGAKSDMIQFPWCTDECTAEKDPCDAYQENSGESINEAIHKKCLEDMACKPTMERSYFMEEGPTGPWPEEECLTQNISNPPISRTYYKHCNSTIEDETHQVVSKETIVRQKPRNERQSGQPRLGSRAHQYRSDCLARKPNCLKESPTQTEPQNMIEKALQVNLVRKCLRDQAGSQESTPPSQNAYGFRSGSQFTRKYENQNHKSEKDCGYSSRAYENKKISGEASVKNSRHYKECEDIKKEQSKHYRKENKSSSNNYKMEGPCGLKESGYQRGARKEQLNTTFDRPPSELRRQRWESSQATFDMPRANLSHETQIFQKEICKGPNKCVVFEKEAPTANECQVPSQQSHYRSQKQPKRKENYRDCNEKRRQDPCSQSTKHIPEYSQELQGIYSDSYGPSNQKTAPPCRPFNQKIRRDPTFPSFPNKSDCERQYIECMRRESATQTLQPSPGKCLDTRAIQNQREPKEMSSDSNFDICYQLNYHPSEYFIRCPPEYEDAFDGGQNCLGYNYSYHPNPYEPCQPQSYYCDPFDDPCGDQGLYVDECLDHGPSRDYHKSMRKGRSPDHSPKKGKPRSNSELAHSPKRGEVCEDSKERGHSRAAPKYSNINVERALVQEGSQKDNCKEFPRRSAYQQNRERSPYKVRDTSLSPSSKIRIRDSYKNMKPQSFEKADKYESSRDRNKQEYCREDTHINPGSSRRECSPQRPPNEPKLSSGAGYFNRNMEESEVNDKHLKPKLCREPESHNKHASSREADKYNKQKSSREGDRHKNESYREDDMCIEDEPSREKYRLQRHTNELRSSRGAGSNISHAAVDYFKREVGESLRKVSYKDIQPFEDDRHNKSSREGKRHQHESTGKDNEERQSSRSISPTKRQSLIKETHKDMKPESFRHKPESSRQRLPNEEGQSPPAFSETRYPTERRSPSKRSFREESPEKRVFNNLRSTSRSTSPILQSLMDSYKKCNPDSHREGGGTPLGPNDSYRKFSQEISNSGRQRSPEQKKDKGGTFRRSSPTKSLLDRDDSNRTLRQELMNKAYKLLNPESSPRQGNRFINQELFREEIAAPESNLFKNSPNASFNFIGEEMVNKSNRYKEKLASRNSSPSKSLVALDEMRESLLDESYKMLPESLKEPKTHLHEEPAVHDTGPHSTIKKGSNYLSNEGVKDRTSRQSSRSRSSSPFKRYESGNDLGRRDPHSRLPGTSRQAFSPQRSQHVSIEAIPRDMDRGIRESVLTNSCKQISPRQASPAESRSTSPLGNQSLRCSSEERGDSPRYQGHYAQSDEGSNKRKSFKPVSKRSSKKVHHPINECRPDESYKQLKQKPPVSKPRPSSSPASDRGPKSARSSSARSKSPGSNDSQRRSRKESPKGGHKNMPLKSPKRGSQGSSKGSHEPKNKMSKPSQEVSYVSFKGSPVPSKSHGVKCRPPYDRDASPHPYQDFDPVPEWQEEFESCECPDDAYGSPRPSLGQTSICYEPHVGRSRSCSPIESQRHFRRDNSPDGTYSLPVSYRNTSTCRSQTYLKDSRSSSTDCQAEQTGYFEFPIETPTPSCRVCPECDGSDSVCDKKARCVTFKDEQGDCSVTDWEGAMLGDGQEDQNLSVPQTCRSSSSAEHTCLESQCGEDCASCGRTSTQTDRDIPPFEACPCMYQTYLSLAAMCQPHNRYIQ
- the LOC6493608 gene encoding uncharacterized protein LOC6493608 isoform X2; the encoded protein is MASRDKNKRGRCVLEQPSHSTIDSCALDRTSSKIQHTREHVENLKQRIDHELDKLKKFRDYFVEVGDTARSSQKPVLKVLQKKHMTWRENLEANRTRRNRQGVSDQNKTDRYKVVALKSTPESGNSEEKSPPQPNSKDELSSEKRPRGGWCWCCGQCSYPCTVYQSSYGDPCHGSCNCNCDANGCCNWNAEQQRRCSMQYCREVSPMQECQFGIPYRVFPRRTITDLNTQEYCRNAKETAAMKLDRAKKIDKKCQMAPSGSKRTESKSPTWGAKLKQDQKCKKNTKIDQEKKCKDLFEKSVKKEQKDTRQRDRIIKHENYENYIKMYRKENSRVMAPECMDQSGPYPRVVVQETLHQVEKSRGRNQSDFPSAAIDSDQIMEKLEKWMDYRELRSRPPSEEEPCCCKACNEVRSLPKLGGAKSDMIQFPWCTDECTAEKDPCDAYQENSGESINEAIHKKCLEDMACKPTMERSYFMEEGPTGPWPEEECLTQNISNPPISRTYYKHCNSTIEDETHQVVSKETIVRQKPRNERQSGQPRLGSRAHQYRSDCLARKPNCLKESPTQTEPQNMIEKALQVNLVRKCLRDQAGSQESTPPSQNAYGFRSGSQFTRKYENQNHKSEKDCGYSSRAYENKKISGEASVKNSRHYKECEDIKKEQSKHYRKENKSSSNNYKMEGPCGLKESGYQRGARKEQLNTTFDRPPSELRRQRWESSQATFDMPRANLSHETQIFQKEICKGPNKCVVFEKEAPTANECQVPSQQSHYRSQKQPKRKENYRDCNEKRRQDPCSQSTKHIPEYSQELQGIYSDSYGPSNQKTAPPCRPFNQKIRRDPTFPSFPNKSDCERQYIECMRRESATQTLQPSPGKCLDTRAIQNQREPKEMSSDSNFDICYQLNYHPSEYFIRCPPEYEDAFDGGQNCLGYNYSYHPNPYEPCQPQSYYCDPFDDPCGDQGLYVDECLDHGPSRDYHKSMRKGRSPDHSPKKGKPRSNSELAHSPKRGEVCEDSKERGHSRAAPKYSNINVERALVQEGSQKDNCKEFPRRSAYQQNRERSPYKVRDTSLSPSSKIRIRDSYKNMKPQSFEKADKYESSRDRNKQEYCREDTHINPGSSRRECSPQRPPNEPKLSSGAGYFNRNMEESEVNDKHLKPKLCREPESHNKHASSREADKYNKQKSSREGDRHKNESYREDDMCIEDEPSREKYRLQRHTNELRSSRGAGSNISHAAVDYFKREVGESLRKVSYKDIQPFEDDRHNKSSREGKRHQHESTGKDNEERQSSRSISPTKRQSLIKETHKDMKPESFRHKPESSRQRLPNEEGQSPPAFSETRYPTERRSPSKRSFREESPEKRVFNNLRSTSRSTSPILQSLMDSYKKCNPDSHREGGGTPLGPNDSYRKFSQEISNSGRQRSPEQKKDKGGTFRRSSPTKSLLDRDDSNRTLRQELMNKAYKLLNPESSPRQGNRFINQELFREEIAAPESNLFKNSPNASFNFIGEEMVNKSNRYKEKLASRNSSPSKSLVALDEMRESLLDESYKMLPESLKEPKTHLHEEPAVHDTGPHSTIKKGSNYLSNEGVKDRTSRQSSRSRSSSPFKRYESGNDLGRRDPHSRLPGTSRQAFSPQRSQHVSIEAIPRDMDRGIRESVLTNSCKQISPRQASPAESRSTSPLGNQSLRCSSEERGDSPRYQGHYAQSDEGSNKRKSFKPVSKRSSKKVHHPINECRPDESYKQLKQKPPVSKPRPSSSPASDRGPKSARSSSARSKSPGSNDSQRRSRKESPKGGHKNMPLKSPKRGSQGSSKGSHEPKNKMSKPSQEVSYVSFKGSPVPSKSHGVKCRPPYDRDASPHPYQDFDPVPEWQEEFESCECPDDAYGSPRPSLGQTSICYEPHVGRSRSCSPIESQRHFRRDNSPDGTYSLPVSYRNTSTCRSQTYLKDSRSSSTDCQAEQTGYFEFPIETPTPSCRVCPECDGSDSVCDKKARCVTFKDEQGDCSVTDWEGAMLGDGQEDQNLSVPQTCRSSSSAEHTCLESQCGEDCASCGRTSTQTDRDIPPFEACPCMYQTYLSLAAMCQPHNRYIQ